The Tistrella mobilis genome window below encodes:
- a CDS encoding thiamine pyrophosphate-binding protein: protein MSHAAPDPAASRIDADPAPLLHGGIVAAAQLRALGIGHLFTLTGGHLSPLFDGCARTGIRLVDFRHEQAAAHAADAMARLTRQVQVSAATAGPGVVGAAVAVANAWAAGSPLMLLAGRNPGATEGMGALQEAPQLDMLKPVTRMTATPGDLWRLPELLAEAAAAAMVPRPAPVALDLPFDLLMGRLPADALSFAQGRGQSHAPAADPDAVAKTAALLRAARTPLLLAGSGVYWAGAEDALDRFARETGCPVFANGAARGILPPDHPQMHTAARARALPAADLIIAVGIDFDFRLNYGRAPLIDPDCVIVHVDADPARLGRNRGAVMGITACPRHFLTALAQTFEADGHRVPVAWPEQLAARDARAARALRESLDGDGPIDHARFAAEAARFVTPDTVTIGDGGDVIAETAGAIPVGRPGHWMDPGPFGCLGIGLPFAIAARLARPDCPVLAVQGDGAFGFNAMEIDSAVRAGTGFVVLIGNDGAWGEMRNFHDDIFGDANLDGQFLSRATRYDRLAEALGGHGERVDRASGIAPALARAARAAEAGVPAVVEVMLDPAARRPAGAVSGKAIAAAFGGGDPDAFKS from the coding sequence ATGAGCCACGCCGCCCCCGATCCGGCTGCATCGCGGATCGATGCCGATCCGGCGCCCCTGCTCCATGGCGGCATCGTCGCCGCCGCGCAGCTGCGCGCGCTGGGCATCGGCCATCTCTTCACGCTGACCGGCGGACATCTGTCGCCGCTGTTCGACGGCTGCGCGCGCACCGGCATCCGGCTGGTCGATTTCCGCCATGAACAGGCCGCCGCCCATGCAGCGGATGCCATGGCCCGCCTGACCCGTCAGGTTCAGGTTTCGGCGGCGACCGCCGGGCCGGGCGTGGTGGGGGCCGCAGTCGCGGTCGCCAATGCCTGGGCGGCCGGCAGCCCGCTTATGCTGCTTGCCGGCCGCAATCCGGGGGCGACCGAAGGCATGGGCGCATTGCAGGAGGCCCCCCAGCTCGACATGCTGAAACCGGTCACCCGCATGACCGCAACCCCTGGCGACCTGTGGCGCCTGCCCGAGCTGCTGGCAGAGGCGGCCGCGGCCGCCATGGTGCCGCGCCCGGCGCCCGTGGCGCTGGATCTGCCTTTCGACCTGCTGATGGGCCGGCTGCCGGCCGACGCCCTCAGCTTTGCGCAGGGTCGCGGCCAGAGCCACGCCCCCGCCGCCGACCCGGATGCCGTGGCCAAGACCGCCGCCCTGCTCCGCGCCGCCCGCACACCCCTGCTGCTGGCGGGCTCGGGTGTCTATTGGGCGGGGGCCGAAGACGCGCTCGACCGGTTCGCGCGCGAGACTGGCTGCCCCGTCTTCGCCAATGGTGCCGCACGCGGCATCCTGCCGCCGGATCATCCGCAGATGCATACCGCGGCACGCGCCCGGGCCCTGCCCGCGGCCGATCTGATCATCGCGGTCGGCATCGATTTCGACTTCCGCCTGAACTATGGCCGCGCACCGCTGATCGACCCCGATTGCGTGATCGTCCATGTCGATGCAGACCCCGCGAGACTGGGCCGCAATCGCGGCGCGGTGATGGGGATCACCGCCTGCCCGCGCCATTTCCTGACCGCCCTTGCCCAAACCTTCGAGGCCGACGGCCACCGGGTGCCCGTCGCGTGGCCCGAACAGCTTGCCGCCCGCGATGCCAGAGCGGCCCGGGCACTTCGGGAGAGCCTGGACGGCGACGGCCCGATCGACCATGCCCGCTTTGCCGCCGAGGCCGCCCGCTTCGTCACCCCCGATACCGTCACCATCGGCGATGGCGGCGACGTGATTGCCGAGACCGCCGGCGCCATTCCGGTCGGCCGGCCGGGCCATTGGATGGATCCCGGGCCCTTCGGTTGCCTGGGCATCGGCCTGCCCTTTGCCATCGCAGCCCGCCTGGCCCGGCCCGACTGCCCGGTGCTGGCCGTACAGGGCGACGGCGCCTTCGGCTTCAACGCCATGGAGATCGACAGCGCGGTGCGCGCCGGGACCGGCTTCGTCGTGCTGATCGGCAATGACGGCGCCTGGGGCGAGATGCGCAATTTCCATGACGACATCTTCGGCGACGCCAATCTCGACGGCCAGTTCCTGAGCCGCGCCACCCGCTATGACCGCCTGGCCGAAGCGCTGGGCGGCCATGGAGAGCGGGTGGACAGGGCATCGGGCATTGCCCCCGCCCTGGCCCGCGCCGCCCGTGCCGCCGAGGCGGGCGTGCCTGCCGTGGTCGAGGTGATGCTCGATCCGGCCGCCCGCCGCCCGGCGGGCGCCGTCTCGGGCAAGGCGATCGCCGCAGCCTTCGGCGGCGGCGATCCCGACGCCTTCAAGTCCTGA
- a CDS encoding iron-containing redox enzyme family protein yields the protein MSIEPVPPQASPLRRPRLAARIIEAADGIALDCGGERFHLDARGVDAPALGRVLRLIDGGRDADALHREAGGADMPRLIRDLAAFDLVDEAAPPAARSGRAALFAIEDRTNRLLFTRLYRNRFWRAMLDDPHAVPERVFHGMAIENYHFLFRESWFDSPVLAWTGSTPARVAMNRFYGEEVGHDELILKALEAVGLDREILARTVPLPETMALANALSHWARTDPILFFATLGVLEGRDIDVDSFVRAAERRGMDEAFIGPIRAHAGINMNGGHGLLTREIFDALDGIGEDELGRVIDGLDLFVELYDDFYGAILDHYAVPGDRVRRVEGFAPGTDLPAIAGMVTTDPSAPEAAVPRRPRLRDGVGVAIEAASIRLDYGDQGCAIDILPEGLDEARRLMAALAQGATRERLAAVAPGFGAAGVGQILQALDGLGLLEDADPGIAHGVSGAQAMRELRRFVAAAETRICAGALGRAFAEGSASRAQLIGYAIEYHQVVRMGPRAVAPALGHAGPPARTRLLEGFLAEEVGHDRTLADALGAVGIDEALLDRLVPLPETFALTSTLAVLAAQDPISFEALLFLFERPAQRFHDLLVERARMLDLPEGFWSPLVWHAGLNDEGAHGDISSRLMGLRDFIGREQSLVTLKAAVTLLEAFDRLERRILSHYGPGTDPTPALRLPLSMTAPRGEPAR from the coding sequence ATGTCCATCGAACCCGTTCCGCCCCAAGCCTCTCCCCTCCGCCGGCCCCGCCTCGCCGCCCGCATCATCGAGGCCGCGGACGGCATCGCCCTCGACTGCGGCGGCGAGCGTTTCCATCTGGATGCCCGGGGCGTCGATGCCCCGGCGCTCGGCCGGGTGCTGCGCCTGATCGATGGCGGCCGCGATGCCGACGCGCTCCACCGCGAAGCCGGCGGTGCCGACATGCCCCGGCTGATCCGCGACCTCGCCGCCTTCGATCTGGTCGACGAGGCGGCACCGCCGGCTGCCCGGTCGGGTCGGGCCGCCCTGTTCGCGATCGAGGACCGGACCAACCGGCTGCTCTTCACCCGGCTCTATCGCAACCGGTTCTGGCGGGCGATGCTCGACGACCCCCATGCCGTGCCCGAGCGGGTCTTTCACGGCATGGCGATCGAGAATTACCACTTCCTGTTCCGCGAAAGCTGGTTCGACAGCCCGGTTCTGGCCTGGACCGGCAGCACGCCGGCCCGCGTGGCCATGAACCGCTTCTACGGCGAAGAGGTCGGCCATGACGAGCTGATCCTGAAAGCGCTCGAAGCCGTGGGGCTCGACCGCGAAATCCTGGCCCGCACCGTGCCGCTGCCCGAGACCATGGCGCTCGCCAATGCGCTGTCGCACTGGGCGCGCACCGATCCGATCCTGTTCTTTGCGACGCTGGGCGTGCTGGAAGGCCGGGACATCGATGTCGACAGCTTCGTGCGCGCGGCCGAGCGCCGCGGCATGGACGAGGCCTTCATCGGCCCGATCCGCGCCCATGCCGGCATCAACATGAACGGCGGCCACGGCCTGCTCACCCGCGAGATCTTCGACGCGCTCGACGGTATCGGCGAGGACGAACTCGGCCGGGTGATCGACGGGCTCGACCTGTTCGTCGAGCTGTATGACGACTTCTACGGCGCGATTCTCGACCATTACGCCGTGCCGGGCGACCGGGTGCGGCGGGTGGAAGGTTTCGCCCCCGGTACCGATCTGCCGGCGATCGCAGGCATGGTCACCACCGATCCGTCGGCGCCCGAAGCTGCGGTGCCGCGCCGGCCAAGGCTGCGCGATGGGGTGGGGGTGGCGATCGAGGCCGCCTCCATCCGGCTCGACTATGGCGATCAGGGCTGTGCGATCGACATTCTGCCGGAAGGGCTGGACGAGGCCCGCCGGCTGATGGCGGCCCTGGCTCAGGGCGCCACGCGTGAACGGCTGGCGGCCGTGGCCCCCGGTTTCGGTGCCGCGGGCGTCGGCCAGATCCTGCAGGCGCTCGACGGGCTGGGCCTGCTGGAGGATGCCGATCCAGGCATCGCCCATGGCGTGTCGGGTGCGCAGGCGATGCGCGAGCTGCGCCGCTTCGTCGCCGCCGCCGAGACCCGGATCTGCGCCGGCGCCCTCGGCCGGGCCTTCGCCGAGGGCAGCGCCTCGCGCGCGCAGCTGATCGGCTATGCGATCGAATATCATCAGGTGGTCAGGATGGGGCCGCGGGCGGTTGCCCCGGCGCTCGGCCATGCCGGACCGCCGGCCCGGACCCGGCTTCTGGAAGGCTTCCTTGCCGAGGAGGTCGGCCATGACCGCACCCTTGCCGATGCGCTGGGGGCGGTCGGCATCGACGAGGCCCTGCTCGACCGGCTGGTGCCCCTGCCCGAAACCTTCGCGCTCACCTCGACGCTGGCGGTGCTCGCCGCACAGGATCCGATCTCGTTCGAGGCCCTGCTTTTCCTGTTCGAACGGCCGGCGCAACGTTTCCATGATCTGCTGGTCGAACGGGCCAGGATGCTCGACCTGCCCGAAGGCTTCTGGTCGCCGCTGGTCTGGCATGCGGGGTTGAACGACGAGGGCGCCCATGGCGACATCTCGTCCCGGTTGATGGGCTTGCGCGATTTCATCGGCCGGGAGCAGAGTCTGGTGACGCTCAAGGCAGCCGTCACGCTGCTTGAAGCCTTCGACCGGCTGGAGCGCCGCATCCTCAGCCATTACGGGCCGGGCACCGACCCGACCCCGGCCCTGCGCCTGCCGCTTTCGATGACCGCCCCCCGCGGAGAGCCTGCCCGATGA